The following are from one region of the Coffea eugenioides isolate CCC68of chromosome 2, Ceug_1.0, whole genome shotgun sequence genome:
- the LOC113759788 gene encoding coiled-coil domain-containing protein 124-like, giving the protein MKRDAETLSRKKAIHPKGEAAKARRSVLEAKRRNREDRERVDEQWHDAEGNKAHRAAKKREEEAKKRGEAAARKAMTDRLAEQEARDLQKTLMKKPSPKISQEEAQLRRRKELEQQQRWQEEYMKKLIEEEAKRKQSRIVDEEEYKRMVHVSNKNRWHESVMEEKRIEEAIGQIRMQEYWPTRIRHGMKQIKATHPGKSRKALVCLAGNDGQRALLVDAGGIYSNRSNLEFYEYYSLDDLEGFEDPIDDYQNFYYY; this is encoded by the coding sequence ATGAAGAGGGATGCAGAGACTCTGTCCAGGAAGAAGGCTATTCATCCCAAAGGCGAAGCCGCAAAGGCTAGAAGGAGCGTTTTAGAAGCCAAGCGCAGGAATCGCGAGGATCGTGAAAGAGTAGACGAGCAGTGGCATGATGCGGAAGGCAACAAGGCCCACCGGGCGGCCAAGAAACGAGAGGAAGAGGCCAAGAAACGGGGTGAGGCGGCTGCCCGGAAAGCCATGACTGACAGGTTAGCCGAGCAGGAAGCAAGGGATCTACAGAAGACCTTGATGAAGAAGCCATCTCCTAAGATCTCCCAGGAGGAAGCCCAGTTGCGTAGAAGGAAGGAACTTGAGCAGCAGCAACGGTGGCAGGAGGAGTATATGAAGAAGTTAATAGAGGAAGAGGCAAAGAGGAAGCAAAGCCGTATTGTGGATGAGGAGGAGTATAAAAGGATGGTTCATGTATCAAATAAGAATCGTTGGCATGAGTCGGTTATGGAGGAAAAAAGAATTGAGGAAGCCATTGGTCAGATTAGGATGCAGGAATATTGGCCTACAAGGATTAGGCATGGCATGAAGCAAATCAAGGCTACCCACCCCGGGAAATCAAGAAAAGCTTTAGTGTGTCTCGCCGGAAATGATGGACAGAGAGCTCTGTTGGTTGATGCTGGTGGGATTTATTCGAATAGATCCAATTTAGAGTTTTACGAATATTATTCCCTTGACGATTTAGAGGGTTTTGAAGATCCCATTGACGATTATCAGAATTTTTACTATTATTAA